In Sphingobacterium thalpophilum, a genomic segment contains:
- a CDS encoding class I mannose-6-phosphate isomerase, whose amino-acid sequence MYSNTQTKPFQYEIAPTFPVQGSLSNSYQDLVAHLITHNIHSIDGFVGVNWDTIIPNLEQEFEKQGIATRFIAMDSALKSESAIQDIVSPYLGGNDPLFGKKAGIQLIEYFDTKKLTDFQTILANSNSKQGEYTIFYGPGASLVDTSSQLMFIDLPKNVLIQRMRAGEALNLGCSTQTNQKETYKRYYFVDWEILNRHKRSILSRVEILADQQSSHNLPWITGKDLHNTLQAMSKNYFRVRPTFEPGVWGGQWMKEHLTGIDQDVKNYAWSFEMIVPENGILLEADGHTLEISFDQLMFQESANVLGHAQQRFDVEFPIRFNFLDTFDGGNLSIQCHPSPAYAKAEFGENFTQDESYYIVDRKEDAQVYLGFQQTIDADKFRSALEESFHSGIAMDIEQYVQKFESKKHQLYLIPHGTVHSSGVNNLVLEISATPYNYTFKMYDWVRPDLDGKPRPLNIDRAFANLNFSRKGDVVKNTLLSQPSEKVLDAQTTRIHLPTHEDHFYDVFRYEFDQNVSIETQGQCHIMMLVEGEAIELTTANGMKRVFHYAETFAVPAAAGSYTLRNLGNGKAKVIQSFVKESKC is encoded by the coding sequence ATGTATTCTAATACTCAAACAAAACCTTTTCAGTACGAAATCGCACCGACGTTTCCAGTTCAAGGATCCTTATCAAATTCTTACCAAGATCTTGTTGCACATCTCATTACACATAATATACATAGCATTGATGGTTTTGTAGGTGTTAACTGGGACACAATCATCCCCAACCTGGAGCAAGAATTTGAAAAACAGGGCATAGCCACACGATTTATTGCGATGGATTCTGCCTTAAAATCGGAATCAGCCATCCAGGATATTGTCTCCCCCTACCTAGGCGGCAATGACCCATTGTTCGGAAAAAAGGCCGGGATTCAGCTCATTGAATACTTTGATACTAAAAAGCTAACAGATTTTCAAACAATATTAGCGAACTCCAATTCAAAACAAGGTGAATATACCATCTTTTATGGTCCTGGCGCATCATTAGTCGATACGTCTAGTCAACTGATGTTTATTGATCTGCCCAAAAATGTGCTTATTCAACGCATGCGGGCGGGCGAAGCTTTAAATTTAGGCTGTTCAACACAAACCAATCAAAAGGAAACCTATAAGCGTTATTATTTTGTCGACTGGGAAATATTGAACCGACATAAAAGATCCATCTTGTCCCGTGTCGAAATTCTTGCCGATCAACAATCATCACACAACTTACCATGGATTACAGGGAAAGATCTACACAATACTTTGCAAGCCATGTCCAAAAATTACTTCCGCGTACGACCAACTTTTGAACCCGGAGTATGGGGTGGACAATGGATGAAAGAGCACCTTACAGGCATCGATCAGGATGTCAAAAACTATGCGTGGTCCTTCGAAATGATTGTCCCAGAAAATGGTATTTTGCTCGAAGCAGATGGACATACTCTCGAAATTTCATTCGATCAATTGATGTTTCAAGAAAGTGCCAATGTACTCGGTCATGCACAGCAACGTTTCGATGTTGAATTCCCAATACGCTTCAATTTCCTGGATACCTTTGATGGCGGCAACCTATCCATTCAATGTCACCCCAGTCCAGCTTATGCAAAAGCAGAATTTGGAGAAAACTTCACACAGGACGAATCATATTATATCGTTGATAGAAAAGAAGACGCGCAAGTGTATCTGGGCTTTCAGCAAACAATTGATGCAGACAAATTTCGCTCAGCTTTAGAAGAGAGCTTCCATAGCGGAATAGCTATGGATATCGAGCAATACGTTCAAAAATTCGAATCCAAGAAACACCAGTTATATTTGATTCCACATGGTACCGTACATTCTTCCGGCGTGAACAATCTCGTACTCGAAATCAGTGCAACACCTTATAATTATACCTTTAAAATGTACGACTGGGTGCGTCCCGATTTAGATGGGAAACCACGTCCATTAAATATCGATAGAGCATTCGCTAACCTCAATTTTAGCCGGAAAGGTGATGTCGTAAAAAACACACTGCTATCTCAGCCCAGTGAAAAAGTCCTTGATGCGCAAACAACAAGAATACATTTGCCAACGCATGAAGATCATTTCTACGATGTTTTTAGATACGAATTCGATCAGAATGTTTCGATTGAAACGCAGGGACAGTGTCATATCATGATGCTTGTCGAGGGCGAGGCAATTGAGCTGACGACAGCAAATGGCATGAAAAGGGTCTTCCATTATGCCGAGACTTTTGCCGTTCCTGCTGCTGCTGGGTCCTATACATTGCGTAATTTAGGAAACGGTAAGGCCAAGGTTATCCAATCTTTTGTCAAAGAATCCAAATGTTAA
- a CDS encoding sugar porter family MFS transporter — protein sequence MSKRFIIILCIVSLGGLLFGFDMAVIAGALPLVKQFLGLSPAQEGVFVSSALLGCIVGVFFTGPLTDKYGRKPAFVTAALLFLFSAIGCGFSPSYSILIASRSIGGLGVGIASIVVPLYLAEISPSKFRGRSVTCYQLAITFGILFAYISNYLILEYTSAQQNELWRTMFLVGAIPALLLCIGVYFIPESPRWLSKNGRDTEVAAISATLGLSDMQEVSHVSSKGNLRDLFSPIYRKAFLLGLFLPLFSQLSGINAIVYYGPSILLESGISLNNSYHAQLFFGAANVLFTFFAIWKVDNWGRRPLYLLGTVGATVSLLVTGYLFNQGQVNNIALIIAILSFLFFFAFSIGPLKFVVAAEIFPNAIRARAMGISIMVMWISDAIVGQLTPILLASWGARYTFWLFAFFCAIAFLVVLGFLPETKGKPLEEIEKFWIEKHNKKSTDK from the coding sequence ATGTCAAAGAGATTTATCATCATTTTATGTATCGTTTCACTTGGAGGACTCCTTTTCGGTTTCGATATGGCTGTAATTGCCGGTGCTTTGCCGTTGGTGAAGCAATTTTTGGGGCTATCTCCTGCTCAAGAGGGCGTTTTTGTCAGTTCAGCTTTGCTAGGCTGTATTGTTGGTGTATTTTTCACAGGACCATTAACAGATAAATACGGCCGAAAACCAGCCTTTGTTACTGCGGCCCTGCTTTTTTTATTCTCAGCAATTGGCTGTGGATTCAGTCCTTCTTACAGCATATTGATTGCGAGTAGAAGCATTGGGGGCCTGGGTGTTGGAATAGCCTCAATTGTTGTGCCCTTATATCTCGCGGAAATATCGCCAAGCAAATTTAGAGGAAGATCAGTCACCTGTTACCAGCTCGCTATTACATTCGGTATCTTATTTGCCTATATCAGCAATTACCTGATTCTTGAATATACCTCCGCCCAGCAAAATGAACTGTGGCGAACTATGTTTTTAGTTGGCGCAATACCGGCTTTGTTGTTATGCATTGGAGTTTACTTTATTCCTGAAAGTCCGCGTTGGCTTTCTAAAAATGGACGAGACACTGAAGTTGCAGCGATCAGTGCCACATTAGGACTATCGGATATGCAAGAGGTCAGCCATGTTTCCTCGAAAGGAAATCTACGTGATCTGTTCTCTCCTATTTATCGCAAGGCCTTTCTATTGGGCTTATTCCTCCCTTTATTTTCACAGCTCAGTGGAATCAACGCAATTGTTTATTATGGTCCGAGCATATTGCTTGAATCAGGTATTTCATTAAACAATTCCTATCATGCCCAGTTATTCTTTGGAGCCGCCAATGTGCTATTTACTTTCTTCGCAATCTGGAAGGTTGATAATTGGGGCAGACGTCCCTTATATCTTTTGGGAACTGTAGGTGCTACCGTGAGTTTGCTGGTTACTGGTTATCTTTTTAATCAAGGTCAAGTCAATAATATCGCATTGATTATCGCCATACTTTCATTCTTATTTTTCTTTGCTTTTTCCATTGGCCCACTAAAATTTGTCGTCGCAGCCGAAATTTTCCCTAATGCCATCCGGGCTCGTGCCATGGGTATCAGTATTATGGTGATGTGGATTTCCGATGCGATCGTGGGGCAACTAACGCCTATTCTTCTCGCTTCCTGGGGCGCCCGCTATACGTTCTGGTTGTTTGCATTTTTCTGTGCCATCGCATTCCTTGTTGTACTTGGATTTCTTCCAGAAACGAAGGGCAAACCTTTGGAGGAGATCGAAAAATTCTGGATTGAAAAACACAACAAAAAATCAACAGACAAGTAA
- the metX gene encoding homoserine O-acetyltransferase: protein MSKHIYLHPEPFVFENGRELTDLQISYETFGKPNADRSNVIWVCHALTANADVLDWWSGLFGTGELFDSNDYYIICANVIGSAYNSSNPLSVNPATGQPYYLSFPEFTVRDLVNAHQFLADHLDIKQIEILIGGSLGGQQALEWAVSRSIATNHLIVVGTNAVHSPWGIAFNESQRLAITTDRTFYANHPDGGAKGLKVARAMALLSYRNYTTYANTQKEDDNEKLDHYKASSYQNYQGEKLVKRYNAYSYYFLTKAMDSHNLGRGRKSIESALASIDCPTLVLSVNTDLLFPPQEQQFIAQHIPNAHYQEIESTYGHDGFLIETKKLTKIISSFLRKQKEYFNELV from the coding sequence ATGAGTAAGCATATTTATCTGCACCCGGAGCCTTTTGTATTTGAAAATGGAAGAGAGCTTACTGATTTACAAATCAGTTATGAAACATTTGGCAAACCCAACGCTGATCGCAGTAATGTGATCTGGGTTTGCCATGCACTAACGGCCAATGCAGATGTACTGGATTGGTGGTCAGGTCTTTTTGGAACAGGTGAATTGTTTGATTCAAACGATTATTATATTATCTGCGCCAATGTCATAGGATCAGCATATAATAGCAGTAATCCGCTATCTGTAAACCCAGCTACTGGACAGCCCTATTACCTATCTTTTCCTGAATTTACAGTAAGGGATTTGGTCAACGCACATCAATTTCTTGCAGACCACCTGGATATCAAACAAATAGAGATCCTTATTGGGGGCTCATTGGGCGGTCAACAAGCATTGGAATGGGCCGTATCACGCAGTATAGCCACCAACCATCTAATCGTCGTTGGAACAAATGCCGTCCATTCACCATGGGGTATTGCATTCAATGAAAGTCAACGTCTTGCCATTACTACTGATCGAACCTTTTATGCGAATCATCCCGATGGCGGAGCTAAGGGTCTAAAAGTTGCACGCGCTATGGCACTGTTGTCTTACCGCAACTATACAACGTATGCCAACACACAAAAGGAGGATGATAACGAAAAACTCGATCATTATAAAGCATCCTCCTATCAAAACTATCAGGGTGAAAAATTGGTAAAACGCTATAATGCGTACAGCTATTACTTCCTAACCAAAGCAATGGACAGCCATAATTTAGGTCGTGGAAGAAAATCTATCGAATCCGCTTTAGCGAGCATCGACTGTCCAACTTTAGTGCTGAGCGTCAATACAGATTTGTTGTTTCCTCCACAAGAGCAACAATTCATCGCTCAACATATTCCGAATGCCCACTATCAGGAGATCGAATCTACTTATGGCCACGATGGGTTTTTGATCGAAACAAAAAAACTCACGAAAATCATCAGCAGCTTTCTGCGGAAACAAAAAGAATACTTCAACGAATTAGTATAA
- a CDS encoding GntR family transcriptional regulator has protein sequence MMNLKIDHKSPVPLHIQAENLLRELIKQPEYIEGKLLPNEIELAKRLAISRSTLRLAINKLVYEELLIRKKGIGTKVASSKFSSKSKNWLSFSQEMKNRGIEVKNFELHVSWVVPDKAVSKFFNVDEDQKLLKLERLRGKKDDPFVYFISYFHPRIGLNGDEDFKRPLYEILEADYHVVADLSQEELDAMAANKFIADKLEINIGDPILSRKRFVFDQSGKPIEYNLGFYRAESFTYTVESRRDY, from the coding sequence ATGATGAATTTAAAAATAGATCATAAAAGTCCTGTTCCGCTGCATATACAAGCTGAGAATTTGTTACGCGAATTAATTAAGCAGCCTGAATATATAGAGGGGAAATTATTACCCAATGAAATTGAATTAGCAAAAAGATTGGCAATTTCCCGTTCTACTTTGCGTTTAGCGATCAATAAACTGGTATATGAGGAGCTGCTAATTAGAAAGAAGGGGATAGGAACGAAGGTGGCTAGTTCTAAATTCAGTTCAAAATCCAAAAATTGGTTGAGTTTCTCACAAGAGATGAAAAATCGTGGGATTGAGGTGAAGAATTTTGAACTTCACGTCAGCTGGGTTGTTCCGGATAAAGCTGTTTCGAAGTTTTTTAATGTAGATGAGGATCAGAAGCTGTTAAAACTAGAACGTCTGAGAGGAAAGAAAGATGACCCATTTGTTTATTTTATCTCTTATTTCCATCCGCGTATAGGTTTAAACGGCGATGAAGATTTTAAGCGACCTCTATATGAAATCTTAGAAGCAGATTATCATGTCGTTGCAGATCTTTCTCAGGAAGAACTGGATGCAATGGCTGCAAATAAATTTATAGCGGATAAATTGGAGATTAATATCGGTGATCCTATTTTGTCCCGCAAGCGGTTTGTATTTGACCAATCTGGAAAGCCAATTGAATATAATTTAGGGTTCTACCGTGCGGAAAGTTTTACCTATACTGTTGAAAGCAGAAGAGATTATTAA
- a CDS encoding homoserine dehydrogenase, whose protein sequence is MSNKLTIGMFGFGVVGQGLYDIIKTKNLNLEIKKFVIKNGDKKRSLPADLFSTDAETILGDPEINTVVELIDDAEAAYQLTVRALKSGKNVVSANKKMIASHLEELVDIQQEYGTSLLYEGAVCGSIPIIRNLEEYYDNELLHSVSGIFNGSSNYILSKVFNENQQYTDALKKAQELGFAETDPTLDVGGFDPKFKVCIVASHAYGIYVKPDDVFNIGIDKLGQQDIRFAKEKNLKIKLIPTAKEIDGNKVVLYVLPRLVGKDSMLYNVENENNGVLVKAAFADEQFFYGKGAGGHPTGSAVLSDIAALRYGYRYEYKKHLESSTLNYSQDYLIKVYLRYTDDTLIEKLNFSEITERYYAPDFKYVIGHINLQQIAAHKADLDQEGNFIAEIA, encoded by the coding sequence ATGAGTAATAAATTAACAATAGGGATGTTTGGGTTTGGTGTAGTAGGCCAAGGTCTTTACGATATCATCAAAACCAAAAATCTTAATCTGGAAATCAAAAAATTTGTCATTAAAAACGGAGATAAAAAGCGCTCGCTACCAGCAGATCTATTTTCTACCGATGCCGAAACAATTTTAGGTGACCCAGAAATTAATACTGTTGTCGAACTAATAGATGATGCCGAAGCAGCCTATCAACTAACTGTTCGTGCCTTGAAATCGGGAAAAAATGTGGTATCTGCCAATAAAAAAATGATTGCCAGCCATTTGGAAGAGCTGGTTGATATCCAACAGGAATACGGCACCAGTTTATTGTATGAAGGTGCCGTTTGCGGAAGTATTCCCATTATACGGAATTTAGAAGAGTACTATGACAATGAATTACTTCATTCTGTCAGCGGTATTTTTAATGGATCTTCTAACTATATTTTATCTAAAGTTTTCAATGAAAACCAGCAATACACAGACGCTTTAAAGAAAGCGCAAGAACTTGGTTTTGCAGAGACAGATCCAACCCTTGATGTAGGCGGATTTGACCCAAAATTTAAAGTATGTATTGTTGCTTCCCATGCGTACGGGATCTATGTCAAACCAGACGATGTCTTTAATATTGGTATTGACAAATTGGGACAACAAGATATTCGTTTTGCTAAAGAAAAGAACCTCAAGATCAAATTGATACCAACAGCAAAAGAGATCGACGGCAACAAAGTTGTACTTTATGTATTACCACGCCTAGTAGGCAAAGACAGCATGCTTTATAATGTAGAAAATGAGAACAATGGTGTATTGGTAAAAGCGGCCTTTGCAGACGAGCAATTTTTCTATGGTAAAGGAGCCGGTGGCCACCCGACGGGCTCTGCTGTGCTATCGGATATCGCTGCCCTTCGCTATGGATACCGTTATGAATATAAAAAACATTTAGAATCCAGCACATTAAATTATAGCCAAGATTATTTAATTAAGGTTTATTTGAGATACACCGATGATACACTGATTGAAAAGTTAAATTTCAGTGAAATCACAGAACGATATTACGCACCAGATTTCAAATATGTCATAGGACATATTAATCTTCAACAAATCGCAGCTCACAAAGCCGATTTGGATCAAGAGGGCAATTTTATTGCTGAAATCGCGTAG
- a CDS encoding GH92 family glycosyl hydrolase, with protein MVKRIIYYFCSLFVSTTAVFAQQKTDLTVFVKPNIGSVHSRYFFYTPAAVPFGMAKLAPSTNGSYGNKSGWEAVGYDDRHGSIEGFANFHEFQIGGVVFAPSVGKLKTTPGQLDRPQSGYRSAFDKKDEFATSGYYRVKLKDYNILAELTATKRVGFHRYTFPKTEEANLIFDIGHVMGESGPVVDAEVNYDKKHVWGYVVTNPVYVQKYQQGAHVKMFFFAEINKQPKSFGTFRDSTTFDQHSRIKGKGAGLFLKFDTQVGESIEVKTGLSYTSVENAQLNLLKEAKDMSFDTAKKNALQTWNSELGRILVEGGKVDDRIKFYTGLYHALLGRGLASDVNGAYPKNDGSVGQIALNKQGKPIHHHYNTDAIWGAFWNLTQLWSIAYPDYYNDWIQSQLLVYRDAGWLGDGIANSRYVSGVGTNFTGLAIAAAYNVGIRDYDVNLAYAAVRKNELEAKDRLPGAGKLDVGVFVRKGYSPYIKDDNGSPELMTNGSPFGASHTLEYAFSAAAAAQFAKSLGHQKDYIKFQELSDGWRNLYDTTTKFMRPKDTTGRFISNFNPYEPWRGFQEGNAWQYTFYVPHVPQELVKLVGKDLFNQRLDSIFTVSQKNVFGGGTQIDAFAGIESLYNHGNQPNLHISWLFYFSGRPDLSQKWVRAICNEFYGNDAIHGYGYGQDEDQGQLGAWYVLSSIGLFDVRSLTTEKPALQIGSPLFDRVTIQLPEKLRKNKFIIQVKKEQPNSYIVDQVRLNNRLWKGWQLPFERLVEGGVLDVKLKGN; from the coding sequence ATGGTAAAGCGTATCATTTATTATTTTTGTAGTTTATTTGTTAGTACGACGGCTGTTTTTGCACAGCAAAAAACAGATTTGACCGTTTTTGTAAAACCTAATATTGGATCCGTTCATAGCCGGTATTTCTTTTATACACCAGCAGCAGTACCTTTTGGAATGGCTAAGCTCGCTCCGAGCACAAATGGAAGCTATGGGAACAAGTCAGGCTGGGAAGCTGTGGGGTACGATGATAGGCATGGGTCAATAGAAGGATTCGCTAATTTTCACGAATTCCAAATAGGCGGAGTGGTATTTGCACCGTCCGTTGGAAAATTGAAGACAACTCCTGGTCAACTTGATCGTCCACAAAGCGGCTATCGTTCTGCTTTCGATAAGAAAGATGAGTTTGCTACTTCTGGCTATTACCGCGTCAAGTTAAAAGATTATAATATACTTGCGGAGCTTACTGCAACCAAGCGCGTCGGTTTTCATCGGTATACTTTTCCAAAAACTGAAGAAGCCAACCTTATTTTCGATATTGGCCATGTTATGGGGGAAAGTGGCCCGGTCGTTGATGCTGAAGTGAATTATGACAAAAAGCACGTCTGGGGATATGTGGTTACCAACCCTGTATACGTACAAAAATATCAGCAGGGCGCTCACGTTAAGATGTTTTTCTTCGCGGAGATAAACAAACAGCCTAAATCTTTTGGGACATTTAGAGATTCCACAACTTTCGATCAACATAGTCGTATAAAGGGAAAAGGGGCTGGCTTGTTCCTGAAATTTGATACCCAGGTAGGGGAATCTATCGAAGTCAAGACCGGTTTGTCTTATACATCTGTGGAAAATGCGCAACTGAATTTGCTTAAAGAAGCAAAAGATATGTCGTTTGATACGGCAAAGAAAAATGCCTTGCAAACCTGGAATAGCGAACTGGGAAGAATTTTGGTGGAAGGGGGCAAAGTGGACGACCGCATTAAATTTTATACTGGATTGTATCATGCTTTACTTGGTCGTGGGCTTGCAAGCGACGTCAATGGTGCATACCCCAAAAATGATGGCTCGGTAGGGCAGATTGCTCTAAATAAACAGGGGAAACCTATTCATCATCATTATAATACCGATGCGATCTGGGGTGCATTTTGGAATTTGACACAGTTATGGTCCATTGCTTATCCGGACTATTACAACGACTGGATTCAGAGTCAATTGTTGGTTTATCGCGATGCAGGTTGGTTAGGAGACGGTATTGCCAACAGTAGATACGTTTCGGGTGTAGGGACTAATTTTACAGGTTTGGCAATTGCAGCGGCGTATAATGTGGGTATTCGTGACTATGATGTGAATCTTGCCTATGCTGCGGTGCGTAAAAATGAATTGGAAGCGAAGGACCGCCTGCCTGGAGCGGGAAAGTTAGATGTAGGAGTTTTCGTTCGCAAGGGCTATTCCCCCTATATAAAAGATGATAATGGTAGTCCCGAATTAATGACGAATGGATCTCCTTTTGGTGCTTCGCATACCTTGGAATATGCTTTTTCTGCTGCTGCCGCCGCACAATTTGCAAAATCATTGGGGCATCAAAAAGACTACATTAAATTTCAGGAATTATCCGATGGATGGCGCAATCTGTACGATACCACGACGAAGTTTATGCGACCAAAGGATACTACTGGACGATTTATTTCAAACTTTAACCCTTATGAACCATGGCGTGGATTTCAGGAGGGAAATGCTTGGCAGTATACCTTCTATGTTCCGCATGTCCCACAAGAATTGGTTAAACTGGTTGGAAAGGACCTGTTTAATCAACGGTTGGATAGTATTTTTACGGTGTCGCAGAAGAATGTGTTTGGAGGTGGTACACAAATTGACGCTTTCGCAGGGATTGAAAGTCTTTATAATCATGGTAATCAACCAAACCTGCATATCTCCTGGCTATTCTATTTTTCTGGTAGACCTGACTTAAGTCAGAAATGGGTACGGGCAATTTGCAATGAGTTTTATGGTAATGATGCAATACATGGCTATGGCTACGGACAAGACGAAGACCAAGGACAGCTTGGAGCATGGTATGTCTTGTCGAGTATTGGTCTATTCGATGTGCGAAGTCTCACCACCGAGAAGCCCGCGCTTCAGATTGGCTCGCCACTTTTCGATCGGGTAACGATACAATTACCGGAGAAATTAAGAAAAAATAAATTTATCATTCAGGTGAAGAAGGAGCAACCCAATAGTTATATTGTTGATCAGGTTCGGTTGAATAATCGCCTGTGGAAAGGTTGGCAGCTTCCTTTTGAACGCCTGGTAGAAGGTGGGGTTTTAGATGTCAAGTTGAAAGGCAACTAA
- a CDS encoding c-type cytochrome domain-containing protein encodes MIVFFDELLGFLGRFHPLLVHLPIGILLLAFVMAIRTRFKGGDMYLPAIKLSLFLGTIAAIVAALSGYLLSRNGGYEEDVLSYHKWLGIAVAISGLWLWFLYRKESSGAFRFWLFFILVLLIGVTGHYGGTLTHGKGYFVEAMPVALKKLFKTEEAKEEVLIVQNAQEAEAYKRIIQPILKQRCQSCHGQRKQEGGLALDTKENLLKGGENGTVLNANDSKKSELYARLVLPEGHKKRMPPKGRTPITADQIKLIAWWIDQGANFDKKVHEIPQTEEIAHLLKKLETGEKEESAVLYADLPAAPSLPKDKVDAWQAKGIKIIQVARDNNFVLVNAINYPQFNDKDLQELLAIKDNIVQLKLGNTAVTDLAFSTLSAMPILSRLHLENTKISDAGLSQLKGLSKLTYLNLTGTKVTSKGLSKLNELPSLKNLYLYKTLNQEVAAIKQLNAKIKADTGNYSLPFIETDTIRF; translated from the coding sequence ATGATAGTTTTCTTTGATGAATTATTGGGCTTTTTGGGACGATTTCACCCGCTTTTGGTCCATTTACCGATCGGCATATTATTGTTGGCTTTTGTTATGGCAATTAGGACTCGGTTTAAAGGCGGTGATATGTATTTGCCTGCTATTAAGCTCTCCTTATTCCTAGGGACTATCGCTGCTATAGTAGCTGCTTTATCGGGTTATCTGCTTTCACGAAATGGAGGTTATGAGGAGGATGTCCTGAGCTATCACAAGTGGCTGGGAATTGCCGTGGCTATCAGTGGTTTATGGCTTTGGTTTCTTTATCGTAAAGAATCTTCTGGTGCATTTCGCTTTTGGCTTTTTTTCATCCTGGTGCTCTTAATTGGGGTGACCGGACACTACGGTGGAACACTGACACATGGAAAGGGTTACTTTGTGGAAGCGATGCCAGTAGCACTTAAAAAGCTGTTTAAAACGGAGGAAGCTAAAGAGGAGGTTCTTATCGTTCAAAATGCGCAGGAAGCAGAAGCCTATAAGAGAATTATTCAACCTATTCTAAAACAGCGTTGTCAAAGCTGCCACGGGCAAAGAAAGCAGGAAGGGGGGCTGGCATTGGATACAAAAGAGAATTTGTTAAAAGGAGGAGAGAACGGTACAGTACTAAATGCAAATGATTCGAAAAAGAGTGAATTATATGCCCGATTGGTGTTGCCCGAGGGACATAAGAAACGTATGCCCCCTAAAGGCCGTACACCGATAACTGCTGATCAGATAAAATTGATTGCCTGGTGGATTGATCAAGGAGCCAATTTTGATAAAAAAGTGCATGAAATACCACAAACGGAGGAAATAGCTCATTTGTTGAAAAAATTGGAAACAGGAGAAAAAGAGGAGTCTGCTGTATTGTATGCTGATCTACCAGCAGCACCTTCTTTGCCAAAAGATAAAGTTGATGCTTGGCAGGCTAAGGGTATTAAGATCATCCAAGTTGCAAGAGATAATAACTTCGTGTTGGTTAATGCGATTAATTATCCTCAATTTAATGACAAGGACCTACAGGAGTTGTTGGCCATTAAGGATAATATTGTACAGCTGAAATTAGGAAATACGGCTGTTACAGATCTTGCTTTTTCAACACTTTCGGCAATGCCAATTCTTTCCCGTCTACATCTGGAAAATACAAAAATTTCCGATGCTGGATTGAGCCAGCTGAAAGGCCTGTCAAAATTAACGTACTTGAATCTGACAGGCACAAAAGTTACATCAAAAGGTCTATCAAAACTGAACGAGCTTCCGAGTTTAAAGAACCTCTATCTCTATAAGACGCTAAATCAGGAAGTCGCTGCAATAAAGCAGTTGAATGCTAAGATTAAGGCAGATACTGGTAATTATAGTTTGCCTTTTATTGAAACCGATACAATCAGGTTTTGA